AGTGACATCTCTCTTCCAAGTTTTGAAAGCTCATGTCTTTTGCTAATTGTTTAGGTCACGACTATCCTCTCTGCTACCATTGGATGGGCTGCTCCTAATctggtattatttttttttttttggcttctGTTGTGCTTTTTGCTTGACCTTAGTTTGTAGTTTGATAAGTCTTGTGTCACTTTAATCAACCATTTGTGACGgaaagtttcaatctttttaaCTAAATGCTGATATACAAACCGCCACTTGCAGATCTCTCGCAAATGGACCCATCACATAACAACATTGTTGTTCTTTGGTTTTGGGCTATGGTCTTTGTGGGACGGTTTCACAGAAGGAGGAGGGTAAAAtacttttcttcttcctcttcttcaagTTTTGATGTCATGAGGATGATGTCTGATTCTACTTTTGTTTTGGCAGGGATTCTGACGAATTGGCCGAAGTGGAAGCAGAACTGGTCTGTTTCCACTTTCTTCACTCTCCTTCTcacattttagataaaaaatgaACTTCTGACTTTCTTGTCTGTGTTTAATTTATCATCACAGGATTCTGATTTTAAGGCTAATGGTAAAACTACAAAAGATAACAACAGTAAggtatagaattttttttttttttaaaaacaccaAGATGTGTGTGAATATGCATATGTCCTACTACGTTTTAACAAAACCATCTCCTTGTCAAAATGTAGATTGAAGATGAAAACAAGAAACAGAAAAGGCCATTCCTCACACAATTCTTCTCTCCTATTTTTCTCAAGGTAATTAAAACTGAAAGAGCCCTTCTCAGAAAGCAGTAGAGAAAGATCTTTCTGGATTTGATTTGTTTCATGTTTGTTtgtcctctctctttctctcttcttgcAGGCCTTTTCGATTAACTTCTTTGGTGAATTTGGTGACAAGAGTCAGGTTTAGCTCTCACTTTACTCAATTGATTCAATCTAAACGTTTCAAATGCTCACCATAGCTCTTCCTTTTTCTTAAATAGCTTGCTACAATTGGTTTAGCCGCTGATGAAAACCCGTTTGGGGTTGTCCTTGGTGGAATTGTGTAAGTTTTCAGTCGTTTTGTATCTTTCATCACAAAGTTATATGTTTGATAACATTGTCGCTGACTAATATTGTGCCTAAACAGGGCACA
The Raphanus sativus cultivar WK10039 unplaced genomic scaffold, ASM80110v3 Scaffold0409, whole genome shotgun sequence DNA segment above includes these coding regions:
- the LOC130502065 gene encoding GDT1-like protein 4 — its product is MSSVLQGFTKSLAMTFVSEIGDKTFFAAAILAMRYPRRLVLAGCVSALIVTTILSATIGWAAPNLISRKWTHHITTLLFFGFGLWSLWDGFTEGGGDSDELAEVEAELDSDFKANGKTTKDNNSKIEDENKKQKRPFLTQFFSPIFLKAFSINFFGEFGDKSQLATIGLAADENPFGVVLGGIVAQLVCTTAAVIGGKSLASQISERIVALFGGVLFIIFGIQSFLTSVEA